From Pseudomonas poae, the proteins below share one genomic window:
- the rho gene encoding transcription termination factor Rho, whose protein sequence is MNLTELKQKPITDLLQLAEEMGIENMARSRKQDVIFSLLKKHAKSGEEISGDGVLEILQDGFGFLRSADASYLAGPDDIYVSPSQIRRFNLRTGDTIVGKIRPPKEGERYFALLKVDTINFDRPENAKNKILFENLTPLFPTVRMKMEAGNGSTEDLTGRVIDLCAPIGKGQRGLIVAPPKAGKTIMLQNIAANIARNNPEVHLIVLLIDERPEEVTEMQRTVRGEVVASTFDEPPTRHVQVAEMVIEKAKRLVEHKKDVVILLDSITRLARAYNTVIPSSGKVLTGGVDAHALEKPKRFFGAARNIEEGGSLTIIATALVETGSKMDEVIYEEFKGTGNMELPLDRRIAEKRVFPAININRSGTRREELLTADDELQRMWILRKLLHPMDEVAAIEFLIDKLKTTKTNDEFFLSMKRK, encoded by the coding sequence ATGAATCTGACTGAACTCAAGCAAAAGCCGATTACCGACCTGCTCCAATTGGCCGAAGAAATGGGCATAGAAAATATGGCCCGTTCGCGCAAGCAGGACGTGATTTTCTCCCTGCTCAAAAAGCACGCGAAAAGCGGCGAGGAAATCTCCGGTGATGGCGTGCTGGAGATTCTCCAGGACGGCTTCGGCTTCCTCCGCTCTGCAGACGCTTCCTATCTCGCCGGCCCAGACGATATCTACGTCTCGCCGAGCCAGATCCGTCGCTTCAACTTGCGCACCGGTGACACCATCGTTGGCAAGATCCGCCCTCCGAAGGAAGGCGAGCGTTATTTCGCCCTGCTCAAGGTCGACACGATCAACTTCGATCGCCCGGAGAACGCGAAAAACAAGATTCTCTTCGAGAACTTGACGCCGCTGTTCCCGACCGTGCGCATGAAGATGGAAGCCGGTAACGGTTCCACCGAAGACTTGACCGGTCGTGTGATCGACCTGTGCGCACCTATCGGTAAAGGCCAACGTGGCCTGATCGTCGCACCGCCGAAAGCCGGTAAGACCATCATGCTGCAGAACATTGCAGCGAACATTGCGCGTAACAATCCTGAAGTTCACCTGATCGTGCTGCTGATCGATGAGCGTCCGGAAGAAGTAACCGAAATGCAGCGCACCGTGCGCGGCGAAGTGGTTGCCTCCACGTTCGATGAGCCGCCAACCCGCCACGTGCAGGTTGCCGAAATGGTGATCGAGAAGGCCAAGCGCCTGGTCGAACACAAAAAGGACGTGGTGATCCTGCTCGACTCCATCACCCGTCTGGCCCGTGCCTACAACACCGTGATCCCAAGCTCCGGCAAGGTACTCACCGGTGGTGTCGATGCCCACGCCCTGGAGAAACCGAAGCGTTTCTTCGGTGCTGCGCGGAACATCGAAGAAGGCGGCTCGCTGACCATCATCGCCACCGCGCTGGTTGAAACCGGCTCGAAGATGGATGAAGTGATCTACGAAGAGTTCAAGGGTACCGGCAACATGGAACTGCCCCTGGACCGTCGTATCGCGGAAAAACGCGTGTTCCCGGCGATCAACATCAACCGTTCCGGCACTCGCCGCGAAGAGTTGCTGACCGCCGACGACGAACTGCAGCGCATGTGGATTCTGCGCAAGCTGCTGCACCCGATGGACGAAGTTGCCGCCATCGAGTTCCTGATCGACAAGCTGAAAACCACCAAGACCAACGACGAGTTCTTCTTGTCGATGAAACGTAAGTAA